A genomic region of Dehalococcoidia bacterium contains the following coding sequences:
- the recF gene encoding DNA replication/repair protein RecF gives MKLGRLQLVNFRNFRRLDLSFGPGSHLLVGENAQGKTNLLEAVYLLSTLRAFRAENDAQLVNHDARAEGFPAARVAAEVDTAGGPLRLEVVVALRDGPSGSLATKTVRVNGVPRRLSEAVGLFLAVLFTVQDLELLEGPPALRRRYLDTLLGQVDRGYLLARQRLEKVLLQRNHLLRRIREGVARRDELQFWDEVLAQDAASIVWARAKAVSELAGLAARAHEDLAGGDSLGIAYRPRLGAQGMDALGQSIEALATAFLDDLRRGLAQDIAAGATTIGPHRDDLEFLLGGQPAAGYASRAQQRTIALALRLAEASLLRERRGEAPVLLLDDVLSEMDAGRRRRVMGAVAGYEQVLVTAADLDAFPPHFLARARLYHVANGQVVPALDAAPARREDA, from the coding sequence GTGAAGTTAGGGCGACTGCAGCTGGTCAATTTCCGCAACTTCCGCCGTCTCGACCTCTCCTTCGGCCCTGGCAGCCATCTGCTGGTGGGCGAGAACGCCCAGGGGAAGACCAACCTGCTGGAGGCTGTCTATCTCCTTTCCACCCTCCGGGCCTTTCGTGCCGAGAACGATGCCCAGCTGGTGAACCACGACGCCCGGGCTGAGGGGTTCCCCGCCGCCCGCGTCGCCGCCGAGGTGGACACCGCTGGCGGCCCCTTGCGCCTGGAGGTGGTGGTCGCCCTCCGGGACGGCCCTTCGGGCAGCCTGGCCACCAAGACCGTCCGGGTCAATGGCGTCCCCCGCCGCCTGAGCGAGGCGGTGGGCCTGTTCCTGGCCGTCCTGTTCACCGTCCAGGACCTGGAGCTGTTGGAGGGGCCGCCCGCCCTGCGTCGTCGCTACCTGGACACCCTGCTGGGGCAGGTGGACAGGGGCTACCTGCTGGCCCGTCAGCGCCTGGAGAAGGTTCTGTTGCAGCGCAACCACCTTTTGCGTCGCATCCGCGAGGGGGTGGCCAGAAGGGACGAGCTCCAGTTCTGGGACGAAGTGCTCGCGCAGGATGCCGCCAGCATCGTCTGGGCACGGGCGAAGGCTGTGTCGGAGCTGGCAGGTCTGGCGGCACGTGCCCACGAGGACCTGGCCGGTGGCGACTCCCTGGGCATCGCTTACCGGCCGCGCCTGGGAGCACAGGGGATGGATGCCCTGGGCCAGTCGATAGAGGCCCTGGCCACAGCCTTCCTCGACGACCTGAGGCGAGGCCTGGCGCAGGACATAGCCGCCGGCGCCACCACCATCGGCCCTCACCGTGACGACCTGGAGTTCTTGCTGGGGGGACAGCCCGCTGCCGGCTACGCCTCTCGAGCCCAGCAGCGGACCATCGCCCTCGCCCTTCGCCTGGCGGAGGCGTCCCTCCTGCGGGAGCGTCGGGGCGAGGCTCCCGTGCTCCTGCTGGACGACGTCCTGTCGGAGATGGACGCTGGCCGCAGGCGACGGGTGATGGGGGCCGTCGCTGGCTATGAGCAGGTGCTGGTGACGGCTGCCGATCTGGACGCCTTCCCTCCCCACTTCCTGGCACGCGCGCGCCTCTATCACGTGGCCAACGGGCAGGTGGTCCCCGCCCTCGACGCCGCTCCGGCCCGGCGCGAGGATGCGTGA
- the recJ gene encoding single-stranded-DNA-specific exonuclease RecJ: protein MAAPAGGRWRLREQAPPSFLARTGYPSLVRQLLWHRGVRSEADARRFFGEAPAEHDPLLLPEMGAAVARLRRAVADGEAVAVFGDFDVDGVTAAALLTEALAGLGAHVLPYIPDRYAEGYGLNIEALRRLAAQGARVLLAADCGTTAVAEVEEALRLGMDVLVLDHHSLSPHLPPTAALVNPRRPDSRYPQSELASVGLAYKLAAALYEALGRPFPRHRFLELVALGTVTDLVPLLDENRWLVREGLKALSRSERPGLRALVQEAGLDGREVDTWAVGWVLGPRLNAAGRLAHARQAFDLLLCRDEGEARELARSLSSLNRERQRLTEAALARAREAVESGPGGHLIFVADPDTPAGIVGLVASRLAEEYHRPAFVCERGEALSRGSARSIPGFDVAAALQSCSGLLIKHGGHPQAAGFTAPTQNLEALARMLTERAAREMEGADLSPCLEIDAVLPLRALRGELLGWLDRFRPHGPGNPEPVFVATGVTVADVRLAGPEGQHLRLKLKDGSVTWPAFGPRLGGKAPEVGQRVDVVYSVVRERGDDVALELRLHDLRPSARAAP, encoded by the coding sequence ATGGCGGCACCGGCGGGCGGCCGTTGGCGTCTGCGGGAGCAGGCCCCTCCCTCTTTCCTCGCGCGCACGGGCTACCCGTCCCTGGTGAGGCAGCTTCTCTGGCACCGTGGCGTGCGCAGCGAGGCCGATGCCCGACGCTTTTTCGGCGAGGCACCGGCCGAGCACGACCCGCTCCTGCTGCCCGAGATGGGAGCGGCGGTGGCCCGTCTGCGACGGGCGGTGGCGGACGGCGAGGCGGTGGCCGTCTTCGGAGACTTCGATGTGGACGGCGTTACGGCGGCTGCCCTCCTCACCGAGGCCCTCGCCGGGCTGGGCGCCCACGTCCTGCCCTATATCCCCGACCGCTATGCCGAGGGCTATGGCCTGAATATAGAGGCCCTGAGGCGGCTGGCGGCCCAGGGCGCCCGGGTCCTGCTGGCTGCCGACTGTGGCACCACCGCTGTGGCCGAAGTAGAGGAGGCCCTACGGCTGGGCATGGACGTGCTGGTGCTGGACCACCACTCCCTCTCGCCCCACCTGCCTCCGACGGCCGCCCTGGTGAACCCGCGCCGGCCCGACAGCCGCTATCCCCAGTCGGAGCTGGCCTCGGTAGGTCTCGCCTACAAGCTGGCTGCGGCCCTCTACGAGGCGCTGGGCCGCCCCTTTCCGCGCCATCGCTTCCTGGAGCTGGTGGCCCTGGGGACCGTCACCGATCTGGTGCCCCTCCTGGACGAGAACCGCTGGCTGGTGCGAGAAGGGCTGAAGGCCCTTTCTCGAAGCGAACGCCCGGGCCTGCGTGCCTTGGTCCAGGAGGCAGGCCTGGACGGGAGGGAGGTGGACACCTGGGCCGTGGGCTGGGTCCTGGGCCCACGCCTCAACGCCGCCGGTCGTCTGGCCCATGCCCGTCAGGCCTTCGACCTGCTCCTCTGTCGCGACGAAGGGGAGGCTCGAGAGCTGGCCCGCTCCCTCTCGTCGCTGAACCGCGAGCGACAGCGGCTCACGGAGGCGGCTCTGGCCCGTGCCCGCGAGGCTGTGGAATCGGGACCTGGAGGACACCTGATCTTCGTAGCCGACCCGGACACCCCGGCCGGCATCGTCGGGCTGGTGGCGAGCCGCCTGGCCGAGGAGTATCATCGCCCCGCCTTCGTCTGCGAGCGGGGCGAGGCCCTGAGTCGGGGCAGCGCCCGCAGCATACCGGGCTTCGATGTGGCGGCAGCCCTGCAGTCCTGCAGCGGCCTCCTGATCAAGCACGGCGGACATCCCCAGGCGGCGGGCTTTACCGCTCCCACCCAAAACCTGGAGGCCCTGGCGCGCATGCTCACGGAACGGGCCGCTCGGGAGATGGAGGGCGCCGACCTCTCGCCCTGTCTGGAGATAGATGCCGTGTTGCCCCTGCGTGCCCTGCGAGGGGAGCTGCTAGGCTGGCTGGACCGCTTCCGCCCCCACGGCCCCGGCAACCCGGAACCGGTGTTCGTGGCGACCGGCGTGACCGTCGCCGACGTCCGCCTCGCCGGCCCCGAGGGACAGCACCTGCGTCTGAAGCTGAAGGACGGTTCCGTCACCTGGCCCGCCTTCGGCCCGCGGTTGGGTGGCAAGGCCCCCGAGGTCGGCCAGCGGGTGGACGTGGTCTACTCGGTGGTGAGGGAGCGCGGCGATGACGTCGCCCTGGAGCTGCGCCTGCACGACCTGCGGCCGTCGGCCAGGGCTGCCCCCTAG
- a CDS encoding NAD(P)H-hydrate dehydratase → MKLVTVAEMREAEARAGVPVSQLMENAGLAVAQEVWLLLGEVADRRILVLVGPGNNGGDGLVAARHLHDWGAQVEVYLLRPRPEDDPVFAQVRQRDIPVCLAQDDAQEGFRRLEEALGRAEVVIDAILGTGRARPLEGEMAEVLDRLAAVRRRPYGPRLIALDLPSGVDADTGAADPHAVAADVTVSLQWSKVGLHQLPASALVGRLEVVDIGIPRELESSFATELMDRRWARELLPPRPPGAHKGTFGRAMIVAASPRYIGAARLAALGALRVGAGLAVLACPRSLQPLLAAGMNEPTFLPLPDHDGHLSAEAVSPVLQAVDEGVDALLVGPGLGLGGYVQGMVGELLPSLKGRSLRAVVVDADALNNLAGLADWPSRLPSNAVLTPHPGEMSRLCGLTVDEVQADRVRVAREHAREWGAVVVLKGAHTVVASPDGRVRISPFVNPGLASGGTGDVLAGAIVGLAAQGLAPFDAASLGVYLHGLAGEQVRRELGEAGMLAGDLLPELPRAIKSLRE, encoded by the coding sequence TTGAAGCTGGTCACTGTCGCCGAGATGCGTGAGGCGGAGGCCCGCGCCGGCGTTCCCGTTTCTCAGCTCATGGAGAACGCCGGCCTGGCGGTGGCCCAGGAGGTCTGGCTGCTCCTGGGCGAGGTGGCCGACCGCCGCATCCTGGTGCTGGTGGGGCCGGGGAACAACGGCGGCGATGGCCTGGTGGCCGCCCGCCATCTGCACGACTGGGGTGCCCAGGTGGAGGTATACCTGCTGCGGCCCCGTCCCGAGGACGACCCCGTCTTCGCCCAGGTGCGACAGCGGGATATACCTGTATGCCTTGCCCAGGACGATGCGCAGGAGGGCTTCCGGCGACTGGAGGAGGCCCTGGGCAGAGCGGAGGTGGTGATCGACGCCATCCTGGGCACGGGCCGAGCCCGTCCGCTGGAAGGGGAGATGGCCGAGGTTCTGGACCGGCTGGCGGCCGTGCGCCGCCGTCCCTACGGCCCCAGGCTCATCGCCCTGGACCTGCCCTCGGGGGTGGACGCCGACACCGGCGCGGCCGACCCCCATGCCGTGGCCGCCGACGTGACGGTGTCCCTCCAGTGGAGCAAGGTGGGCCTGCACCAGCTCCCGGCCTCGGCCCTGGTGGGGCGGCTGGAGGTGGTGGACATAGGCATTCCCAGGGAACTGGAGTCCTCCTTTGCCACGGAGCTGATGGATCGTCGCTGGGCGCGCGAACTGCTGCCCCCGCGCCCGCCCGGCGCCCACAAGGGCACCTTCGGGCGAGCAATGATCGTGGCCGCCTCGCCTCGCTATATCGGGGCGGCACGGCTGGCGGCCCTGGGCGCCCTGCGGGTGGGGGCTGGCCTGGCCGTGCTGGCCTGTCCCCGCAGCCTGCAGCCGCTCCTGGCGGCGGGCATGAACGAGCCGACCTTCCTTCCCCTGCCCGACCATGACGGCCACCTCTCGGCCGAGGCGGTCAGCCCCGTCCTGCAGGCCGTGGACGAGGGGGTCGACGCCCTGCTGGTGGGGCCCGGGCTGGGCCTGGGAGGTTACGTGCAGGGGATGGTGGGGGAGCTGCTGCCTTCCCTCAAGGGGCGCTCGCTGCGGGCGGTGGTGGTGGATGCCGATGCCCTCAACAACCTGGCCGGCCTGGCCGACTGGCCATCGCGGCTGCCCTCGAACGCCGTCCTCACGCCTCATCCGGGAGAGATGTCCCGCCTGTGCGGCCTAACGGTGGATGAAGTGCAGGCCGACCGGGTGCGGGTCGCCCGGGAGCATGCCCGCGAATGGGGCGCCGTGGTAGTGCTGAAGGGCGCTCATACGGTGGTGGCCTCGCCCGATGGCCGTGTGCGCATCAGCCCCTTCGTCAACCCTGGCCTGGCATCGGGTGGCACCGGCGACGTGCTGGCCGGGGCCATCGTCGGGCTGGCCGCCCAGGGCCTGGCGCCCTTCGATGCCGCTTCCCTGGGCGTCTACCTGCACGGCCTGGCCGGCGAGCAGGTGCGTCGCGAGCTGGGCGAGGCTGGAATGCTGGCCGGCGACCTCCTGCCGGAGCTTCCCAGGGCCATCAAGTCCCTGCGAGAGTAG
- the acpS gene encoding holo-ACP synthase, with protein sequence MDNAVGVDIIEIERVAQALARFGDRFLRRVFTPMEAALYGRKPHELAARFAAKEAVMKALGTGAQGVAWREIEVLPNRRGKPLVFLHGRARERARALGLTGLDVSMSHSRHYAVAMAVGHSHPDDEGERERWRLHLGATLRERGLLAS encoded by the coding sequence ATGGACAACGCCGTAGGCGTCGACATCATCGAGATCGAGCGGGTGGCCCAGGCCCTGGCCCGCTTCGGCGACCGCTTCCTGCGCCGTGTGTTCACGCCCATGGAGGCCGCCCTTTATGGCCGCAAGCCGCACGAACTGGCGGCCCGTTTCGCTGCCAAGGAGGCGGTCATGAAGGCCCTGGGCACCGGAGCCCAGGGGGTAGCCTGGAGAGAGATCGAGGTGCTGCCCAACCGCCGCGGCAAGCCGCTGGTCTTCCTGCACGGTCGCGCCCGCGAACGCGCCCGCGCCCTGGGGCTCACGGGCCTGGACGTGAGCATGTCCCATTCCCGCCACTATGCTGTGGCCATGGCTGTGGGCCACTCCCACCCTGACGACGAGGGCGAGCGCGAGCGCTGGCGCCTGCACCTGGGCGCTACGCTGCGCGAAAGGGGGCTGCTGGCGTCTTGA
- the tyrS gene encoding tyrosine--tRNA ligase: MEQARVPDAAELRRLLRRGVAEVIPEGELVQRLSSGRPLRLKMGFDPTRPVVTLGWAVGLRKLRQFQELGHTVVLIIGDVTAQIGDPSGQSETRPMLTAEEVEANAEAVLRQFFRVLDPERTEVRRQSEWFADFRLGDVVRLAAHATVAQLLQREDFAQRYEQGRPIGLHEFIYPLLQAYDSVAVRADVEFGGTDQKFNILMGRELQPRFGQQPQCAFLMPLLVGLDGERKMSQSLGNYIAIDALPHDMFGKLMSLPDHLIVQYLELLTDVPEEEVEAIARGLQERSLNPMEAKMRMAREVVAQFHGPEAARAAQEEFERVFRRREAPAQVPEARLPLRAGPVDLVEVLVEAGMVRSRSEARRLLAQGAIEVDGRTVRDPQATIRDGALVRVGKHRFLRIVDADQH, from the coding sequence GTGGAGCAGGCGAGAGTGCCCGACGCGGCCGAGCTGCGACGGCTGCTGCGCCGCGGGGTGGCCGAGGTCATCCCGGAAGGGGAGCTGGTGCAGCGTCTAAGCTCCGGCCGTCCCCTGCGCCTGAAGATGGGCTTCGACCCTACCCGCCCGGTGGTGACTCTCGGCTGGGCAGTGGGGCTGCGCAAGCTGCGACAGTTCCAGGAACTGGGCCACACCGTCGTCCTCATCATCGGCGACGTCACTGCCCAGATCGGCGACCCTTCGGGACAGTCGGAGACTCGCCCCATGCTCACTGCCGAGGAGGTCGAGGCCAATGCCGAGGCCGTGCTGCGCCAGTTCTTCCGCGTGCTGGATCCCGAGCGCACCGAGGTTCGCCGCCAGAGCGAATGGTTCGCCGATTTCCGCCTGGGCGACGTGGTGCGCCTGGCGGCCCACGCCACCGTGGCCCAGTTGCTGCAGCGGGAGGACTTCGCCCAGCGGTACGAGCAGGGGCGGCCCATCGGCCTGCACGAGTTCATCTACCCCCTGCTGCAGGCCTACGACTCGGTGGCGGTGCGGGCCGACGTGGAGTTCGGCGGCACCGACCAGAAGTTCAACATCCTCATGGGCCGCGAGCTTCAGCCCCGCTTCGGCCAGCAGCCGCAGTGCGCCTTTCTGATGCCGTTGCTGGTGGGGCTGGACGGCGAGCGCAAGATGAGTCAGTCGCTGGGCAACTACATCGCTATAGACGCGCTTCCCCACGACATGTTCGGCAAGCTCATGTCCCTGCCCGACCACCTCATCGTGCAGTATCTGGAGCTGCTCACGGACGTGCCCGAGGAAGAGGTGGAGGCCATCGCCAGGGGGCTGCAGGAGCGGTCGCTGAACCCCATGGAGGCGAAGATGCGCATGGCGCGGGAGGTGGTGGCCCAGTTCCACGGCCCCGAGGCAGCGCGGGCAGCGCAGGAGGAGTTCGAGCGCGTCTTCCGCCGCCGGGAGGCGCCGGCCCAGGTGCCCGAAGCACGCCTGCCGCTGCGCGCGGGGCCGGTGGACCTGGTAGAGGTGCTGGTGGAAGCGGGGATGGTTCGCAGCCGCTCCGAGGCGCGGCGTCTGCTGGCCCAGGGAGCTATCGAGGTGGACGGTCGAACGGTGCGGGATCCTCAGGCCACCATCCGCGATGGCGCCCTCGTGCGGGTTGGCAAGCACCGTTTCCTTCGCATCGTGGACGCCGACCAGCACTAG
- a CDS encoding bifunctional riboflavin kinase/FAD synthetase yields the protein MTVPALAREELLRLDPGRDSAVTIGKFDGVHRGHQHLISWLVSRARRDGLASVVISLHPNPLTVLRPGMPVTYLCTLEERLEMLRSLGPDRVGVLTFTSELALLSAREFMALLVETLRMRLLVGGPDMAVGRDREGTMEVLSALGREMGFRVEPAPMLREDGRKVGSSALREALAQGQMEEVARLLGRPYRLRGPVVRGAGRGRILGFPTANVAVAPDLALPAYGVYVTRALVDGRWLPSCTNVGVRPTFADERPSVTVEAYILDYEGDLYGRTIALEFLHRLRDELKFTTVEELMTAMHGDVERTREYFAHAGGA from the coding sequence ATGACGGTCCCCGCCCTGGCCCGGGAGGAGCTGCTGCGCCTCGACCCCGGGCGCGACAGCGCCGTGACCATCGGCAAGTTCGATGGCGTCCACCGTGGCCACCAGCACCTCATCTCCTGGCTGGTCTCGCGGGCCCGTCGCGATGGCCTGGCCTCCGTGGTCATCAGCTTGCACCCTAACCCCCTGACGGTGCTGAGGCCTGGCATGCCCGTCACTTATCTCTGCACCCTGGAGGAACGGCTGGAGATGCTGCGCTCCCTGGGGCCGGACCGGGTAGGGGTCCTCACCTTCACTTCGGAGCTGGCGCTGCTTTCGGCCCGCGAGTTCATGGCCCTGCTGGTGGAGACGCTGCGCATGCGTCTGCTGGTGGGTGGCCCCGATATGGCCGTGGGCCGCGACAGGGAAGGGACCATGGAGGTGCTGTCGGCCCTAGGGCGGGAGATGGGCTTCCGGGTTGAGCCGGCGCCAATGCTGAGGGAGGACGGGCGCAAGGTGGGCTCCTCGGCCCTGCGGGAGGCCCTGGCCCAGGGGCAGATGGAGGAGGTGGCCCGCCTGCTGGGCCGCCCGTATCGCCTCAGGGGGCCGGTGGTGCGGGGGGCGGGCAGGGGCCGCATCCTGGGCTTTCCGACTGCCAACGTGGCTGTGGCACCGGACCTCGCCCTGCCGGCCTACGGCGTCTACGTCACCCGCGCCCTGGTGGACGGCCGCTGGCTGCCTTCCTGCACCAACGTGGGAGTCCGACCGACCTTCGCCGATGAGCGGCCTTCCGTCACGGTAGAGGCCTACATCCTGGACTACGAGGGAGACCTTTACGGGCGCACCATAGCCCTGGAGTTCCTGCACCGCTTGCGGGACGAGCTGAAGTTCACCACGGTGGAGGAGCTGATGACGGCCATGCACGGCGACGTGGAGAGGACGCGCGAGTACTTCGCTCACGCCGGAGGCGCGTAG